Proteins from a genomic interval of Streptomyces sp. NBC_00820:
- a CDS encoding rhomboid-like protein, whose product MDRVSGFRRGLRAAAGYVRSAPGTYVWLTVLFFTTVALHHMSPDFEQDFLRQRSTNIHELSRNPVRVLITSAMWIDGGHWLPYAVLYGVFHAQAERWLGTARWLAVCASAHVFATLISELALLKAVRDGHAPHSAVNTLDIGVSYAMAGVMGVLTYRIARPWRYPYLAVLAAVYAIPLATGRTFTDFGHAVSVLTGLACFPLVRGCGKAWNPKETLAALRG is encoded by the coding sequence GTGGACCGGGTCAGCGGGTTTCGGCGTGGGCTCCGGGCGGCCGCGGGCTACGTCCGCAGCGCGCCGGGCACCTACGTCTGGCTGACGGTCCTGTTCTTCACCACCGTCGCCCTGCACCACATGTCGCCGGACTTCGAGCAGGACTTCCTGCGGCAGCGGTCCACCAACATCCACGAGCTGTCGCGGAACCCGGTACGGGTGCTGATCACCAGCGCGATGTGGATCGACGGCGGGCACTGGCTGCCGTACGCCGTGCTGTACGGCGTCTTCCACGCCCAGGCCGAGCGCTGGCTCGGCACCGCGCGCTGGCTCGCGGTGTGCGCGTCCGCACACGTGTTCGCCACGCTGATCAGCGAACTGGCCCTGCTGAAGGCCGTCCGTGACGGCCACGCCCCGCACTCGGCGGTCAACACCCTGGACATCGGCGTGAGTTACGCGATGGCGGGCGTGATGGGGGTGCTCACCTACCGGATCGCGAGGCCCTGGCGGTACCCGTACCTGGCCGTCCTGGCCGCCGTGTACGCGATACCGCTCGCCACCGGCCGCACCTTCACCGACTTCGGCCACGCGGTGTCCGTATTGACCGGACTGGCGTGCTTCCCGCTGGTCAGGGGCTGCGGAAAAGCATGGAATCCGAAGGAGACACTGGCCGCTCTCAGGGGTTAA
- a CDS encoding pentapeptide repeat-containing protein, whose translation MARRATGTSGTSGAGMGGTSGASGASGGVRAGVAVRGGARRAGVKGARRPEVRLPALEPWAYGELAPDGDYDGLEFREADLAGQDGAGARFMDCALTGCALDETALGRARFLDSVLTAPRGVGTYLAESTFRDVEVVDARLGGTQLHGAVLERVVVRGGKLDFLNFREARLKDVVFESCVLVEPDFAGARLERVEFVDCALKEADFGGAALKDVDLRGAAPLEITRGLDRLAGAVISTGQLLDLAPVLAAELGIRVEG comes from the coding sequence ATGGCGAGGCGAGCGACGGGCACGAGCGGTACGAGTGGGGCGGGCATGGGCGGTACGAGTGGTGCGAGTGGTGCGAGTGGTGGGGTGCGCGCGGGGGTGGCGGTGCGCGGAGGCGCGCGGCGGGCGGGCGTGAAGGGCGCGCGGCGGCCGGAGGTGCGGCTGCCGGCCCTGGAGCCCTGGGCGTACGGGGAGCTGGCGCCGGACGGCGACTACGACGGGCTGGAGTTCCGGGAGGCGGACCTGGCCGGTCAGGACGGTGCGGGGGCCCGCTTCATGGACTGCGCGCTGACGGGCTGCGCGCTGGACGAGACGGCACTGGGCCGGGCCCGGTTCCTGGACTCGGTCCTGACCGCCCCGCGCGGCGTGGGCACGTATCTGGCCGAGTCCACGTTCCGCGACGTCGAGGTGGTCGACGCCCGCCTGGGCGGCACCCAGCTCCACGGCGCCGTCCTGGAACGCGTCGTCGTACGCGGCGGCAAACTCGACTTCCTCAACTTCCGCGAGGCGCGTCTGAAGGACGTCGTCTTCGAATCCTGTGTCCTGGTCGAACCCGACTTCGCAGGCGCCCGCCTGGAACGGGTCGAGTTCGTGGACTGCGCCCTGAAGGAGGCCGACTTCGGCGGGGCCGCCCTGAAGGACGTCGACCTGCGCGGGGCCGCTCCCCTGGAGATCACGCGCGGACTGGACCGGCTGGCCGGGGCGGTGATCAGCACGGGGCAGCTGCTGGATCTGGCACCGGTGCTGGCGGCGGAGCTGGGGATCAGGGTGGAGGGGTGA
- a CDS encoding right-handed parallel beta-helix repeat-containing protein, whose product MKRCHLAYLACVAALAGAGLGTTPAAAAHHQLLVVHPGQSIQKAVNAAHAGDTVLVLAGTYHESVTIGTPQVTLRGVGVRTVIMPAAAKATKAGAKAAMSCAGSGNGICVIGTRTKDVKDVTVADLTTTGFTRAGVFGMATDTMTVRHVSAVGNGVWGIAQERSVRGVIRDNHAHGNGDAGVFLANTITEEAGAYDAGNTLVSHNRLDDNRIGVTVRRLRNITVEQNGISGNCAGVFVVGDENNPKAGALSVTGNRVVRNNKFCAKTDRLPAIQGSGIVLTGAEKTRVSGNLVNGNAGDSPLSGGIVLFKSFVGATSDKNSIEDNTLADNAPADLVNTDPGKGNTFQRNSCRASKPAGLC is encoded by the coding sequence ATGAAGAGATGTCACCTCGCATATCTCGCGTGCGTCGCCGCCCTCGCCGGCGCGGGGCTCGGCACGACACCCGCGGCGGCCGCCCACCACCAGCTGCTGGTGGTCCACCCCGGCCAGTCCATCCAGAAGGCGGTGAACGCCGCACACGCCGGGGACACCGTCCTCGTCCTCGCCGGCACCTACCACGAGAGCGTCACGATCGGCACTCCCCAGGTGACCCTGCGCGGCGTCGGCGTCCGGACGGTCATCATGCCCGCCGCGGCCAAGGCCACCAAGGCCGGCGCCAAGGCCGCCATGAGCTGCGCCGGGAGCGGCAACGGCATCTGTGTCATCGGCACCAGGACCAAGGACGTCAAGGACGTCACCGTCGCCGACCTGACCACGACCGGCTTCACCCGCGCCGGCGTGTTCGGCATGGCCACGGACACCATGACCGTGCGTCACGTGTCCGCCGTCGGCAACGGCGTGTGGGGCATCGCCCAGGAGCGGTCCGTGCGCGGCGTCATCAGGGACAACCACGCCCACGGCAACGGCGACGCCGGCGTGTTCCTCGCCAACACCATCACGGAGGAGGCCGGCGCCTACGACGCCGGGAACACGCTGGTCTCCCACAACCGGCTGGACGACAACCGCATCGGCGTCACCGTCCGGCGGCTGCGCAACATCACCGTCGAGCAGAACGGCATCAGCGGCAACTGCGCCGGTGTCTTCGTCGTCGGCGACGAGAACAACCCGAAGGCCGGCGCCCTGAGCGTGACCGGCAACCGTGTCGTACGGAACAACAAGTTCTGCGCCAAGACGGACCGGCTGCCCGCGATCCAGGGCTCCGGCATCGTCCTCACCGGCGCCGAGAAGACCCGCGTGAGCGGCAACCTGGTCAACGGCAACGCCGGCGACTCCCCGCTGTCGGGCGGCATCGTCCTCTTCAAGAGCTTCGTCGGTGCCACCAGCGACAAGAACAGCATCGAGGACAACACGCTGGCGGACAACGCGCCGGCGGACCTCGTGAACACGGACCCGGGCAAGGGCAACACCTTCCAGCGCAACTCCTGCCGGGCGTCCAAGCCCGCGGGCCTGTGCTGA
- a CDS encoding TcmI family type II polyketide cyclase translates to MHQALIVARMAPGSAQDIAKIFAESDRGELPHLIGVRRRSLFQFGDVYMHLVEADGEPGPAIAKVNDHPEFRGISDRLSAYVSAYDPETWRSPKDAMAQRFYLWERD, encoded by the coding sequence ATGCATCAGGCACTGATCGTGGCCCGGATGGCACCGGGTTCGGCCCAGGACATCGCGAAGATCTTCGCGGAGTCGGACCGGGGCGAGCTGCCGCACCTGATCGGGGTGCGCCGCCGCAGTCTCTTCCAGTTCGGCGATGTGTACATGCACCTCGTCGAGGCGGACGGCGAGCCGGGCCCGGCCATCGCCAAGGTGAACGACCACCCCGAGTTCCGGGGGATCAGCGACCGTCTGTCGGCGTACGTCAGCGCGTACGACCCTGAGACGTGGAGGTCCCCCAAGGACGCGATGGCACAGCGCTTCTACCTGTGGGAGCGCGACTGA
- a CDS encoding methyltransferase: protein MTTAETAPPPPMRLRELVFGAACAAAVRAAARLGVADALENTPMAVEDLAAAVKTEPKPLRRLLRALSCYGVFTERPDGTFAHTEMSRLLREDDPGSLRAIALWCTEPWTWDAWPRLDEAVRTGKNVVEDLYGKEFFTYLNEDAPESADVFNRAMTRSSEQSAREVAALLDLTGAKSVADVGGGQGHVVACLLDKYPAMHGSLLDLPRVVENALPRLRPGGDLADRARIVPGDVRAAIPVKADVYVIKNILEWDDESTARTLGGVAEAGGPGTRVIVIENLVDDTPSMRFSTAMDLLLLLNVGGAKHTTDSMRGRLSAAGLVVDDISPVNPYLHAFDCHVPG from the coding sequence ATGACGACCGCTGAGACAGCCCCACCGCCCCCGATGCGGCTCCGCGAGCTGGTGTTCGGGGCGGCCTGCGCCGCCGCCGTCCGGGCCGCCGCCCGGCTCGGCGTCGCCGACGCGCTGGAGAACACCCCCATGGCCGTCGAGGACCTCGCGGCCGCCGTGAAGACCGAGCCCAAGCCGCTGCGCCGGCTGCTGCGGGCCCTGTCCTGCTACGGCGTCTTCACCGAGCGCCCCGACGGCACCTTCGCGCACACCGAGATGTCCCGGCTGCTGCGCGAGGACGATCCGGGCAGCCTGCGCGCCATCGCCCTGTGGTGCACCGAGCCGTGGACCTGGGACGCCTGGCCCCGGCTCGACGAGGCCGTCCGCACCGGGAAGAACGTCGTGGAGGACCTCTACGGCAAGGAGTTCTTCACCTACCTCAACGAGGACGCCCCCGAGTCCGCGGACGTCTTCAACCGCGCCATGACCCGCTCCAGCGAGCAGTCGGCACGCGAGGTAGCGGCCCTCCTCGACCTCACCGGCGCCAAGTCGGTCGCCGACGTCGGCGGCGGCCAGGGACACGTCGTGGCCTGCCTGCTGGACAAGTACCCGGCGATGCACGGCAGCCTCCTCGACCTGCCCCGCGTCGTGGAGAACGCCCTGCCCCGGCTCCGCCCCGGCGGCGACCTAGCCGACCGCGCCCGGATCGTGCCCGGCGACGTCCGCGCCGCGATCCCGGTCAAGGCCGACGTCTACGTCATCAAGAACATCCTCGAATGGGACGACGAGTCCACCGCCCGCACCCTCGGGGGCGTCGCCGAGGCCGGCGGCCCCGGCACCCGGGTCATCGTCATCGAGAACCTCGTCGACGACACCCCCTCCATGCGCTTCAGCACCGCCATGGACCTGCTGCTCCTGCTCAACGTCGGCGGCGCCAAGCACACCACCGACAGCATGCGCGGCCGGCTGAGCGCGGCGGGCCTCGTCGTGGACGACATCAGCCCCGTCAACCCCTACCTGCACGCCTTCGACTGCCACGTCCCCGGGTGA
- a CDS encoding acyl carrier protein, translating to MTQITVEELAGLMKKAAGITVSPEVLEMPESAFDALGVDSLGLLGIVGELENRHGTPMPPDAERCRTPRQFLDLVNSTLMAGA from the coding sequence ATGACCCAGATCACCGTGGAAGAGCTGGCCGGTCTGATGAAGAAGGCCGCCGGCATCACCGTTTCCCCCGAGGTGCTGGAGATGCCCGAGAGCGCGTTCGACGCGCTGGGTGTCGACTCGCTCGGGCTGCTCGGCATCGTGGGCGAGCTGGAGAACCGGCACGGTACGCCGATGCCGCCGGACGCCGAGCGCTGCAGGACGCCCCGGCAGTTCCTCGACCTCGTCAACAGCACTCTGATGGCAGGAGCCTGA
- a CDS encoding MFS transporter, with amino-acid sequence MDDGRTSDPPQPYAGTEPADPRRWWALVVIALAQLMVVLDATIVNIALPSAQHALHMSDGNRQWVITAYTLAFGGLLLLGGRIADLVGRKRTFVVGLIGFALASALGGGATSSAMLFGARALQGAFAAVLAPSALSLLTTAFTDPRERGKAFGVYGALAGSGSAIGFIVGGLLTEYLNWRWCLYVNVPIAIVAVLGAFALLRDRPGARGARLDVPGALLGCGGLVTIVYGFSEAEPRGWTDPLVLALLAAGVLLLATFVWWQNRAPSPLLPLHIVRDRDRAGCFLTMMLAVIGMFGLFLFMTYYLQVILGYSPVRAGLAFLPLTAAIITGSTQISARLLSRVAPRLLMVPGMLLAVAGLLLLTRMRVGSSYTTEILPSLLLLGLGMGLTFMPIFATATAGVAPRDAGVTSATVNTAQQVGGSIGTALLNTIATTSSAAYIAAHLHRPSDRAAVLPVGVVHGYTVAIWWAAGVMLAAALAAGLMITAKAPGRSTPARTPVPESVG; translated from the coding sequence ATGGACGACGGCCGAACGAGTGATCCTCCACAGCCGTACGCGGGAACCGAGCCCGCCGATCCCCGGCGCTGGTGGGCCCTGGTCGTCATCGCGCTCGCCCAGCTGATGGTGGTCCTGGACGCGACGATAGTGAACATCGCGCTCCCCTCGGCACAGCACGCGCTGCACATGTCGGACGGCAACCGGCAGTGGGTGATCACCGCCTACACCCTCGCCTTCGGCGGCCTCCTGCTGCTGGGCGGCCGGATCGCCGACCTGGTCGGACGCAAACGCACCTTCGTCGTCGGACTGATCGGCTTCGCGCTCGCCTCCGCCCTGGGCGGCGGAGCCACCAGCTCCGCCATGCTCTTCGGCGCACGCGCCCTGCAGGGCGCCTTCGCCGCCGTCCTCGCGCCCTCCGCGCTGTCCCTGCTGACGACGGCCTTCACCGACCCCCGGGAACGCGGCAAGGCCTTCGGCGTCTACGGCGCCCTGGCCGGCAGCGGCTCGGCGATCGGGTTCATCGTCGGCGGGCTGCTCACCGAGTACCTGAACTGGCGCTGGTGCCTGTACGTCAACGTGCCCATCGCGATCGTCGCGGTCCTCGGCGCCTTCGCCCTGTTGCGCGACCGCCCCGGCGCCCGCGGCGCCCGCCTCGACGTGCCCGGCGCGCTGCTCGGCTGCGGCGGGCTGGTGACCATCGTCTACGGCTTCAGCGAGGCCGAGCCGCGCGGCTGGACCGACCCCCTGGTCCTCGCCCTCCTCGCGGCCGGCGTGCTGCTGCTCGCCACGTTCGTGTGGTGGCAGAACCGGGCGCCGAGTCCGCTGCTGCCGCTGCACATCGTCAGGGACCGCGACCGCGCGGGCTGCTTCCTGACGATGATGCTCGCGGTGATCGGCATGTTCGGGCTGTTCCTCTTCATGACCTACTACCTCCAGGTCATCCTCGGCTACTCGCCGGTCAGGGCGGGCCTGGCCTTCCTGCCGCTGACCGCCGCGATCATCACCGGCTCCACGCAGATATCCGCCCGCCTGCTCAGCCGTGTGGCGCCCCGGCTGCTCATGGTGCCCGGCATGCTCCTGGCCGTCGCCGGGCTGCTGCTGCTCACCCGGATGCGGGTCGGCTCCTCCTACACCACGGAGATCCTGCCCTCCCTGCTGCTCCTGGGGCTCGGCATGGGTCTGACCTTCATGCCGATCTTCGCCACCGCCACCGCGGGCGTGGCTCCTCGGGACGCCGGGGTCACCTCGGCGACCGTCAACACCGCCCAGCAGGTCGGCGGCTCCATCGGCACGGCCCTGCTCAACACCATCGCCACCACCAGCAGCGCGGCCTACATCGCCGCGCATCTGCACCGGCCCTCCGACAGGGCCGCCGTCCTCCCCGTGGGCGTGGTGCACGGCTACACGGTGGCCATCTGGTGGGCGGCCGGCGTCATGCTCGCGGCGGCCCTGGCCGCGGGGCTGATGATCACGGCCAAGGCGCCGGGGCGCAGCACACCGGCCAGGACACCGGTGCCGGAGTCGGTCGGCTGA
- a CDS encoding NAD(P)/FAD-dependent oxidoreductase, translated as MSSSASGAVNGGISFWYAHDGLPAVREPLTGDASADVVIVGGGYTGLWTAYYLKKAAPFLRITVLEQKFCGYGASGRNGGWLYNGVAGRDRYAKLHGHEAAVRLQKAMNDTVAEVIAVAGAEGIDADLHPGGVLEVATTPAQLARLRAFHAHELSYGEKDRELYGARETAERIRVADAVGSTWTPHGARLHPGKLVKGLAAAVEALGVTVHESTPVTEIRPRHAVTPYGTVRASYVLRCTEGFTASLKGQKRTWLPMNSSMIATEPLTDGQWAAIGWDGRETLGDMAHAYMYAQRTADGRIALGGRGVPYRFGSRTDNDGRTQEETIAALREILVRFFPSLAGVRIAHAWSGVLGVPRDWCATVTLDRATGLGWAGGYVGSGVATANLAARTLRDLVQQDSGQAGRTGLTDLPWVNHKVRKWEPEPFRWLGVQGMYATYRAADQRERRNPATRSSRLARVADRVAGRH; from the coding sequence ATGAGCAGCTCGGCGAGCGGTGCCGTCAACGGCGGCATCTCCTTCTGGTACGCCCACGACGGCCTCCCCGCGGTGCGGGAGCCGCTGACCGGGGACGCGTCGGCCGACGTGGTGATCGTCGGCGGCGGCTACACGGGACTGTGGACCGCCTACTACCTGAAGAAGGCCGCCCCCTTCCTGCGGATCACCGTCCTGGAGCAGAAGTTCTGCGGCTACGGCGCCTCCGGCCGCAACGGCGGCTGGCTGTACAACGGCGTCGCCGGCCGCGACCGGTACGCGAAGCTGCACGGCCACGAGGCGGCCGTACGGCTCCAGAAGGCGATGAACGACACCGTCGCCGAGGTGATCGCGGTCGCCGGGGCGGAGGGCATCGACGCGGACCTGCACCCGGGCGGCGTCCTCGAAGTGGCGACCACACCCGCCCAGCTGGCCCGGCTCAGGGCCTTCCACGCGCACGAGCTGTCGTACGGCGAGAAGGACCGCGAGCTGTACGGCGCCCGGGAGACCGCCGAACGGATCAGGGTCGCGGACGCCGTCGGCTCGACCTGGACCCCGCACGGGGCGCGGCTGCACCCGGGGAAGCTGGTGAAGGGCCTCGCGGCGGCCGTGGAGGCGCTCGGGGTCACCGTGCACGAGTCGACACCGGTGACGGAGATACGCCCCCGGCACGCCGTCACGCCCTACGGCACGGTCCGCGCGTCCTACGTCCTGCGCTGCACCGAGGGCTTCACCGCGTCCCTGAAGGGCCAGAAGCGCACCTGGCTGCCCATGAACTCCTCCATGATCGCCACCGAGCCGCTGACCGACGGGCAGTGGGCGGCGATCGGCTGGGACGGCCGGGAGACCCTCGGCGACATGGCGCACGCCTACATGTACGCCCAGCGCACCGCCGACGGCCGGATCGCGCTGGGCGGACGCGGGGTGCCGTACCGCTTCGGCTCGCGCACCGACAACGACGGCCGCACGCAGGAGGAGACGATCGCGGCGCTCAGGGAGATCCTGGTCCGCTTCTTCCCCTCCCTGGCCGGTGTCCGGATCGCGCACGCCTGGTCCGGCGTCCTCGGCGTGCCCCGCGACTGGTGCGCCACGGTCACCCTCGACCGGGCCACCGGACTCGGCTGGGCGGGCGGCTACGTCGGCTCGGGCGTGGCCACCGCCAACCTGGCCGCCCGCACCCTGCGCGACCTCGTCCAGCAGGACTCGGGCCAGGCCGGCCGCACCGGCCTGACCGACCTGCCCTGGGTGAACCACAAGGTCCGCAAGTGGGAACCGGAACCCTTCCGCTGGCTCGGCGTGCAGGGCATGTACGCCACCTACCGCGCGGCCGACCAGCGCGAACGCCGCAACCCCGCCACGCGGTCCTCACGGCTGGCGCGCGTGGCGGACCGGGTGGCGGGGCGGCACTGA
- a CDS encoding SRPBCC family protein: MAGHTQNEITIAAPLELVWDMTNDLENWPQLFSEYASVEVLKREGRKTTFRLTMHPDDNGTVWSWVSEREPDPVARTVRARRVETGPFAHMDIHWAYEEVPAGTRMVWTQDFAMKPEAPVDDDWMTDNINKNSKVQLDLIRKKIEKAAAGHRPAPAPAG; encoded by the coding sequence ATGGCAGGACACACCCAGAACGAGATCACGATCGCCGCTCCGCTGGAGCTGGTCTGGGACATGACCAACGACCTGGAGAACTGGCCGCAGCTCTTCAGTGAGTACGCGTCGGTGGAGGTCCTGAAGCGGGAGGGCCGTAAGACGACGTTCCGTCTCACCATGCACCCGGACGACAACGGCACCGTCTGGAGCTGGGTGTCGGAGCGTGAGCCCGACCCCGTCGCCCGCACCGTCCGGGCCCGTCGGGTGGAGACGGGTCCGTTCGCCCACATGGACATCCACTGGGCGTACGAGGAGGTGCCCGCCGGGACGCGGATGGTGTGGACGCAGGACTTCGCGATGAAGCCGGAGGCTCCGGTCGACGACGACTGGATGACCGACAACATCAACAAGAACTCCAAGGTCCAGCTGGACCTCATCCGCAAGAAGATCGAGAAGGCCGCCGCCGGTCACCGGCCCGCGCCGGCGCCGGCCGGCTGA